A window of Deltaproteobacteria bacterium contains these coding sequences:
- a CDS encoding O-antigen ligase family protein — translation MKSLSIYLLVLLPVSVLIPWAPLVGPINTSDILPILGGAGACWLLMSNADTHSVTPFPWWVLLALGVGMLGSHCIGHWETFGVGVSGRTLGRMLLYAAVGLGITSFFDDREISLLGRVFTIVVLTEASIGVVAVLIGVPGPLGLGVVDYPPGHFPADGWARAQGTFGGVLPAGEEFLNRANFYSAYLVIGLFVVADRFAKRPRFLLPAVSLILLGILASGSRMSLLAALVGLAVFMSFSGKIKTLLAGVVISLATVLAYEPIRARFLNLTTDRLDLWGHALRVTASAPWLGVGDGHYLTAARELSLQTSAVIHSPHHSILYAAASYGLLTALGLIALYVSMLWYAFKQRKEQPALLAMAVAFILHDMTNNLFFIPEVALSFWLAWAYFTKKDAASA, via the coding sequence ATGAAGTCATTATCAATTTATCTGCTGGTTCTTCTACCAGTTAGTGTTCTGATTCCGTGGGCCCCTTTGGTGGGCCCAATCAACACCAGTGATATTTTACCGATCTTGGGTGGCGCTGGAGCCTGCTGGCTCTTAATGTCGAACGCCGATACGCATTCGGTTACTCCATTTCCTTGGTGGGTGCTTCTGGCGCTCGGCGTCGGAATGCTTGGGTCCCATTGCATTGGGCATTGGGAAACATTTGGAGTCGGCGTAAGCGGACGAACGCTTGGCCGCATGCTGCTTTACGCGGCGGTCGGTCTAGGAATAACCTCCTTTTTTGATGATAGAGAAATCTCGTTGCTTGGACGAGTCTTTACGATTGTTGTTCTCACTGAAGCCAGCATTGGCGTCGTGGCAGTACTCATCGGTGTACCCGGTCCTTTAGGGTTGGGTGTTGTTGATTATCCTCCAGGTCATTTCCCGGCAGACGGTTGGGCGCGTGCTCAGGGCACTTTTGGCGGAGTATTGCCGGCTGGTGAAGAGTTCCTCAATCGGGCCAACTTCTATTCAGCGTATCTTGTCATCGGTCTTTTCGTTGTGGCCGACCGCTTCGCGAAACGGCCGCGTTTCTTATTACCCGCTGTTTCCTTGATTCTTTTAGGAATATTGGCCTCCGGCTCTAGGATGAGCTTGCTGGCGGCGTTAGTCGGGTTAGCTGTTTTCATGTCTTTCAGCGGAAAAATCAAAACCCTGCTGGCTGGTGTGGTCATCTCTTTAGCCACCGTACTGGCTTACGAGCCCATTAGAGCACGATTCCTTAATCTAACCACGGATAGGCTAGATCTCTGGGGGCATGCCTTACGCGTGACAGCAAGCGCACCTTGGTTAGGTGTCGGCGACGGTCACTATCTCACTGCTGCCCGGGAGCTAAGCCTACAAACAAGTGCCGTGATTCATAGCCCACACCATTCCATCCTTTATGCAGCCGCGTCTTATGGTTTACTCACCGCCCTGGGCCTCATCGCACTCTATGTTTCAATGCTTTGGTATGCCTTCAAACAGCGTAAAGAACAGCCCGCATTATTGGCCATGGCCGTAGCATTCATCCTCCATGATATGACCAATAATCTCTTTTTTATACCGGAAGTGGCGCTAAGCTTTTGGCTTGCCTGGGCGTATTTCACTAAAAAGGATGCCGCAAGCGCATGA
- a CDS encoding FAD-dependent oxidoreductase, which yields MNEKDANTEWDLVVIGAGSGGLATSKRAAGHGAKVAIIESSRTGGTCVIRGCIPKKLMVYASQLGQARELA from the coding sequence ATGAACGAAAAAGATGCAAATACCGAATGGGACCTCGTTGTCATTGGCGCTGGAAGTGGCGGCCTAGCAACTTCTAAGCGCGCCGCTGGCCACGGCGCCAAGGTGGCCATTATAGAATCCTCTCGAACGGGCGGTACTTGCGTGATTCGGGGCTGTATCCCCAAAAAGCTTATGGTTTATGCGTCACAGCTAGGCCAAGCTCGTGAATTAGCGG
- a CDS encoding sigma-70 family RNA polymerase sigma factor has product MVSSAEIEELYRRFGPALFRRAISLLSDEPEAHEIVQETFLQFWRGRKKFRRESSPFTFLYRITTNLSIDKLRRRRTAGNQMSYDDHHESQSGRLPDARIVAASEIAMLTQGLDDEVVTIGVMSLVDGLTQEEIAEALGLSRRTIVKRLKNFRRVTDENRRAHSGDRA; this is encoded by the coding sequence ATGGTCTCATCAGCTGAAATTGAAGAACTCTACCGGCGCTTTGGACCAGCTCTGTTTCGGCGTGCGATATCTCTTCTTTCAGATGAGCCCGAAGCCCATGAAATTGTTCAGGAAACCTTCCTGCAGTTCTGGCGGGGAAGAAAAAAGTTCCGTAGAGAGAGTTCTCCTTTCACATTTTTGTACCGAATTACGACTAACTTATCGATTGATAAGCTAAGGCGTAGACGCACTGCAGGAAACCAAATGAGCTATGACGACCATCACGAAAGCCAAAGCGGGCGTCTTCCGGATGCCCGGATTGTTGCGGCATCGGAAATAGCCATGCTCACCCAAGGGCTGGACGATGAAGTCGTTACGATTGGCGTCATGAGCTTGGTGGATGGTTTAACGCAGGAGGAAATCGCAGAAGCACTTGGGCTTTCACGCCGTACCATTGTGAAAAGGCTCAAAAACTTTCGAAGGGTCACCGATGAAAACCGACGCGCACACAGTGGAGACAGGGCATGA
- a CDS encoding DNA-binding protein, translated as MAIRASRDARAEKQQESTVTSGGTSGLRGRAKPKTISRREMQRNQKRREKAGDLLEIIPYDRPEKRSECATGPRPCLFVACKYHLYLDVNPETGSIKMNFPDLEPWELEETCALDIAERGGVTLEEVGAILNLTRERVRQVEVSGLTKMHEVSEEHELDAFMGWEVGQDRTG; from the coding sequence ATGGCTATAAGAGCTTCAAGGGATGCGCGTGCCGAGAAGCAGCAGGAGTCGACAGTCACGTCCGGGGGGACATCTGGACTGCGAGGCCGTGCTAAGCCGAAAACGATTTCACGTCGTGAAATGCAGCGGAACCAAAAGAGACGTGAAAAAGCCGGCGATTTGCTCGAGATTATACCGTACGACAGACCAGAGAAACGGTCTGAATGTGCAACAGGACCACGACCTTGTTTGTTTGTGGCTTGTAAGTACCATCTCTATCTTGATGTTAACCCGGAGACGGGCTCCATTAAGATGAATTTTCCAGACTTGGAACCGTGGGAACTCGAAGAGACCTGCGCCCTTGATATCGCCGAACGTGGTGGTGTTACTCTGGAAGAAGTTGGTGCCATTTTGAATCTGACGCGCGAACGTGTGCGACAGGTTGAGGTTTCCGGTCTAACAAAGATGCATGAAGTAAGTGAAGAGCACGAACTTGATGCCTTTATGGGCTGGGAAGTTGGACAAGACCGAACAGGTTGA